A section of the Callithrix jacchus isolate 240 chromosome 14, calJac240_pri, whole genome shotgun sequence genome encodes:
- the LOC144579214 gene encoding uncharacterized protein LOC144579214 has product MQGGRTAARRTAQGWQQKGSRAFPVCPRAPYPVSPAWALIGRDPDSWVFIGAAKCSSSLPPAPSCYALRPPTSKVGGPAGRAVKGALASDPRTRRRRHFPAVPAPPRGETRRICTGDILLTLHLMDRLASPRSINWLSCYEYLHDSSR; this is encoded by the exons ATGCAGGGCGGGCGGACCGCAGCGAGGCGGACAGCTCAGGGCTGGCAGCAGAAAGGCTCCCGCGCGTTCCCTGTGTGCCCGCGCGCACCCTACCCTGTCTCCCCCGCCTGGGCCCTGATTGGGCGCGACCCGGACTCCTGGGTGTTCATTGGAGCGGCCAAGTGCTCGTCATCGCTCCCTCCTGCCCCTTCATGCTACGCTCTGAGGCCGCCTACTAGCAAGGTAGGTGGCCCGGCCGGGAGAGCCGTCAAGGGCGCCTTGGCGAGTGACCCTCGgacccgccgccgccgccatttTCCGGCCGTCCCAGCCCCGCCCCGAGGAGAGACCCGCCGG atctgTACTGGAGATATTCTGCTGACCCTGCATTTGATGGATCGGCTGGcatcacccagatcaataaactg